From Rutidosis leptorrhynchoides isolate AG116_Rl617_1_P2 chromosome 3, CSIRO_AGI_Rlap_v1, whole genome shotgun sequence, a single genomic window includes:
- the LOC139900387 gene encoding uncharacterized protein: MSNRGRNRDMTKFCDFHNDFGHETDECFNLKTAIEEPVKSIKLSHLIKGIREPKKERVQEKRTKDTRQEAENAILAIDSHQPYKKRDRGRIIREWSEVSFPALDIICPSDLPVTINGKVFGREVRRIYLNSGSACDVMYEHCFDWLSPSIRAQLGAPRVPLVGFSGERCWPIGEIDLHFTIGEPPLTRTETIDFVVVRANFPHNILLGRVAMKKMGIIVSKVH, translated from the coding sequence ATGTCCAACAGAGGAAGGAACAGGGACATGACCAAGTTTTGTGACTTCCATAATGATTTTGGTCACGAAACAGATGAGTGCTTCAACCTCAAAACAGCCATCGAGGAACCTGTTAAATCGATAAAACTGTCCCATCTCATAAAAGGGATCAGAGAACCAAAGAAAGAGAGGGTACAGGAAAAGAGAACGAAAGATACAAGGCAGGAAGCAGAAAATGCAATATTGGCAATAGATTCACACCAACCTTATAAGAAAAGAGACAGGGGCCGGATCATCAGGGAATGGAGTGAAGTATCGTTTCCAGCCCTTGATATAATATGTCCTTCGGACCTACCGGTCACCATCAATGGAAAAGTCTTTGGAAGAGAAGTTCGAAGGATATATCTCAACAGCGGAAGCGCCTGTGATGTAATGTACGAACATTGCTTCGATTGGTTAAGTCCCTCAATTAGGGCGCAATTAGGTGCTCCTAGGGTACCATTAGTGGGGTTCTCCGGAGAAAGATGTTGGCCAATTGGGGAAATTGATCTTCACTTCACAATAGGTGAGCCACCATTAACAAGAACCGAAACCATTGATTTTGTGGTAGTCCGAGCAAATTTCCCACACAACATTTTGCTTGGGAGAGTGGCTATGAAAAAGATGGGCATAATTGTCTCGAAAGTACATTAA
- the LOC139900388 gene encoding uncharacterized protein — protein MAKWAIELGEHDIEFRVRHAIKGQVLADFIAETDSINEEDAKNSTQVITPRIESEEWKLYTDGASSFDGSGAGQMLVNLEGKKFTYALHFEFATTNSEAEYEALLAGLRMAKELKILHLCAFADSQLVANQIMGTFEARQPTIQQYLTKANELIESFKSFDIEHVRRSQNKKADALSKLTSLTFEHLAKEVLVEVLEKKSILEEEVNDLIQEDEVTWMTPLQVYLETGKLPEDKNEERKIRIKAPSSKMMNGALYRRSFLTQWLRCVGLKQATVIIQEMHEGICGLHAGPRSVVAKIMWLGYYWPTMHHDATMVLQACESCQIHSNVPRLPKQELVSVTSAWPFMKRGIDIVGPINDTPGSLRFLLVAIDYFTKFGVPKEIVSDNGKQFAEGIFPKFCEQLKIQQNFTSVYHPQGNGQVEVTNPYIIKGIEKRLGKCRKGWVDELPLVLWAHRTTPKRSNGETPYSLAYRTKAVLPTEI, from the exons atggccaaatgggccattGAGCTAGGTGAACATGACATTGAGTTCAGAGTTAGGCACGCAATTAAAGGACAAGTTCTGGCAGACTTCATCGCCGAAACAGACAGTATCAATGAAGAAGATGCAAAGAACTCCACTCAAGTCATCACCCCGAGGATTGAAAGTGAAGAATGGAagttgtacaccgatggtgcgtcGAGTTTTGATGGATCTGGTGCTGGTCAGATGTTAGTAAACCTCGAAGGAAAAAAATTTACCTACGCACTCCATTTCGAATTCGCAACAACCAATAGCGAAGCTGAGTACGAAGCACTACTTGCGGGATTGAGAATGGCGAAGGAACTAAAAATCCTCCACCTTTGTGCTTTCGCCGACTCACAACTAGTGGCTAACCAAATCATGGGTACTTTTGAAGCAAGGCAACCCACCATCCAACAGTACTTGACAAAAGCAAATGAACTGATCGAAAGCTTCAAAAGTTTTGACATCGAACATGTCCGACGAAGTCAAAATAAGAAGGCAGATGCACTGAGCAAACTCACTTCGTTGACATTTGAACATCTTGCAAAGGAAGTCTTGGTGGAAGTGCTAGAGAAGAAATCGATCCTAGAAGAAGAAGTCAATGACCTCATACAAGAAGATGAAGTAACATGGATGACTCCATTGCAAGTATATCTTGAAACAGGAAAATTACCAGAGGATAAAAACGAAGAGAGAAAGATAAGGATAAAGGCACCCTCCTCCAAAATGATGAACGGAGCACTATACAGAAGATCCTTCCTCACTCAATGGCTTCGATGTGTAGGGCTAAAACAAGCTACTGTTATAATCCAAGAAATGCATGAGGGGATATGTGGTCTTCACGCAGGACCAAGGTCAGTAGTAGCAAAAATCATGTGGCTAGGGTACTACTGGCCTACAATGCACCACGATGCGACTATGGTACTACAAGCTTGTGAATCCTGTCAAATTCACTCGAATGTACCGAGACTACCCAAGCAAGAACTAGTCTCTGTTACTTCAGCCTGGCCATTCATGAAACGGGGGATAGATATAGTTGGACCTATCAACGACACCCCTGGAAGTCTAAGATTTCTACTAGTAGCAATTGACTACTTCACCAA GTTCGGAGTTCCTAAAGAAATAGTCTCGGATAACGGGAAACAGTTTGCAGAAGGGATTTTTCCAAAATTCTGTGAGCAATTGAAAATTCAGCAAAACTTCACCTCGGTATATCATCCCCAAGGAAACGGACAGGTGGAAGTAACCAACCCATACATAATCAAGGGAATTGAGAAACGCCTAGGCAAATGCAGAAAGGGATGGGTTGATGAGCTCCCCTTGGTGCTATGGGCACACAGGACAACACCAAAGCGAAGCAATGGAGAAACACCCTACAGCCTAGCATACAGAACGAAAGCTGTCCTTCCTACTGAAATATAA